From a region of the Streptomyces caniferus genome:
- a CDS encoding D-2-hydroxyacid dehydrogenase family protein: MTPRCAVLDDYQGVALSMADWSVLADAVDVRTLRQPFRSEDEVVAAIGDCEILVAMRERTPFPASLLARLPRLRLLITSGMRNAAIDLEAAARHGVTVCGTASNTEPTVELTWALILGLARNVVTENTALRDGGPWQSTLGADLHGRTLGLLGLGKIGSRVARIGQAFGMNVTAWSRNLTAERAAEVGVQAAATKDELLETSDFVSVHLVLGDRTRGLLGADELRRMRPTGYLVNTSRAAIVDQSALLRALRENWIAGAGLDVFDQEPLPADHPLRTLPNVLALPHLGYVTRRNYEGYFQQAVEDITAFLAGAPVRQLG; the protein is encoded by the coding sequence ATGACTCCGCGCTGTGCCGTGCTCGACGACTACCAGGGCGTCGCCCTCTCCATGGCCGACTGGTCCGTTCTGGCGGATGCCGTCGACGTCCGTACGCTGCGGCAGCCCTTCCGCTCCGAGGACGAGGTGGTCGCGGCGATCGGCGACTGCGAGATCCTCGTCGCGATGCGTGAACGCACCCCGTTCCCCGCCTCGCTCCTCGCCCGGCTGCCGCGCCTCCGGCTGCTGATCACCTCCGGAATGCGCAATGCCGCCATCGACCTGGAGGCCGCCGCCCGGCATGGCGTCACCGTCTGCGGTACGGCCAGCAACACGGAGCCGACCGTCGAGCTGACCTGGGCACTCATCCTGGGCCTCGCGCGCAATGTGGTCACCGAGAACACCGCGCTGCGCGACGGCGGCCCCTGGCAGAGCACCCTCGGCGCCGACCTGCACGGCCGTACGCTCGGCCTGCTCGGCCTGGGCAAGATCGGTAGCCGGGTCGCCCGGATCGGCCAGGCCTTCGGCATGAACGTGACGGCCTGGAGCCGAAACCTCACCGCCGAACGCGCCGCTGAGGTGGGTGTGCAGGCCGCCGCCACCAAGGACGAGCTCCTGGAGACCAGCGACTTCGTCTCCGTACACCTCGTCCTCGGCGACCGCACCCGCGGCCTGCTCGGCGCCGATGAGCTCCGCCGGATGCGGCCCACCGGCTACCTCGTCAACACCTCCCGCGCCGCCATCGTCGACCAGTCCGCGCTGCTCCGGGCGCTGCGGGAGAACTGGATCGCCGGCGCCGGCCTGGACGTCTTCGACCAGGAGCCGCTGCCTGCCGACCACCCCCTGCGCACCCTCCCGAACGTGCTCGCCCTCCCCCACCTCGGCTATGTCACGCGCCGCAACTACGAGGGCTACTTCCAGCAGGCCGTCGAAGACATCACCGCCTTCCTGGCGGGCGCCCCTGTCCGCCAACTGGGCTGA